A stretch of Imperialibacter roseus DNA encodes these proteins:
- a CDS encoding 3'-5' exonuclease family protein, with protein MYAIIDIETTGGNAQFSKITEIAIYVHDGTQVVDEFSTLINPECNIPPFITKLTGITNEMVEDAPRFFEVAKKIVEVTEGKIFVAHNVNFDYGFVRHEFKRLGYEFKRDTLCTVKLSRKILPGKSSYSLGNLCKSLGIEIENRHRAGGDAFATVKLIEILLQADKGAVFNKFLEAGVGIGKVNEFLTWEEISSLPENPGVYYFHNQAGEVIYIGKSKNIRSRVTQHLKKPAGLKGRELKNKAASVTFEETGNELVALLLESEEIKKVQPMYNRMQLRNSYRYGLFADLQIDGYIHFNVGKIDGKAEPFVVCSSEDESLKVLRRLVKRFQLCAHIAGLERQMTPERGCFDYSLQSCQGACVGKEESDVYNERATLAMRSWQFKHPNCFIFDKGRHTEEKTIICIENGNYRGFGYADADLLGNSPDLIRDCIQPKKPNREVNRLIYHYLETKRVEAVVEY; from the coding sequence ATGTACGCTATCATCGACATTGAGACAACGGGGGGCAATGCGCAGTTTTCCAAAATCACGGAAATTGCCATTTATGTGCATGATGGCACGCAGGTGGTCGATGAATTTTCTACGCTGATTAACCCCGAATGCAATATCCCTCCCTTCATCACCAAACTCACTGGTATTACCAATGAAATGGTGGAAGATGCGCCCCGATTCTTTGAGGTGGCCAAGAAGATTGTGGAGGTGACCGAGGGTAAAATATTTGTCGCACACAATGTCAACTTCGATTATGGATTTGTGAGGCATGAGTTCAAGCGCCTGGGGTACGAGTTTAAGCGGGACACACTTTGCACTGTTAAGCTCAGCAGGAAGATATTGCCGGGAAAGTCAAGCTATAGCCTGGGAAACCTCTGCAAAAGCCTGGGTATTGAAATAGAAAATCGGCACAGGGCTGGGGGTGACGCCTTCGCCACCGTGAAGCTGATAGAGATTCTACTTCAGGCAGACAAGGGAGCAGTTTTCAACAAATTTTTGGAAGCCGGTGTGGGCATTGGCAAGGTCAATGAGTTTCTTACCTGGGAGGAAATTTCCAGTTTGCCAGAAAACCCAGGCGTCTACTACTTCCATAACCAGGCCGGTGAGGTGATTTACATAGGCAAAAGCAAGAATATCAGAAGCCGGGTTACTCAACATCTGAAGAAACCGGCTGGACTGAAAGGCAGAGAGCTGAAAAACAAGGCAGCGTCTGTCACTTTTGAGGAGACGGGCAATGAGCTGGTCGCACTTTTACTGGAAAGTGAGGAAATCAAAAAAGTGCAGCCGATGTACAACAGGATGCAGTTGCGGAATTCCTATCGCTATGGCCTCTTTGCCGATCTTCAAATTGATGGCTATATCCATTTCAACGTGGGAAAGATTGATGGCAAAGCGGAGCCCTTTGTTGTTTGCTCCTCTGAGGACGAATCGTTGAAAGTGCTAAGACGACTGGTCAAGAGGTTTCAGTTGTGCGCCCATATTGCTGGCCTGGAAAGGCAGATGACGCCGGAGAGGGGTTGCTTTGATTATAGCTTGCAGTCATGTCAAGGGGCTTGCGTTGGCAAGGAGGAAAGTGATGTTTATAACGAGAGAGCCACTTTGGCCATGCGTTCCTGGCAATTCAAACACCCCAACTGTTTTATATTTGACAAAGGCCGTCATACGGAAGAGAAGACGATTATTTGTATAGAAAATGGCAACTACCGGGGTTTTGGCTACGCCGATGCCGACTTGCTGGGCAATAGCCCTGACCTGATCAGGGACTGCATTCAACCAAAGAAACCAAATAGAGAGGTGAACCGCCTGATTTACCACTACCTCGAAACCAAAAGGGTGGAGGCGGTGGTTGAATATTAA
- a CDS encoding GbsR/MarR family transcriptional regulator, translating to MNEKARVDYVEKVGVFFEQNGYPPVAGRLIGYLMTSNEKGRTFYEIHQFVNASKSSVSNALNKLVEKGLVKYLTISGDRKRYFFLDLKPWIGQTKERAEFFSSFSSLINDCVSIRDDKQSEFTQDLMKLEAFHKYLAAEMPKIIDKWEKMHS from the coding sequence ATGAACGAAAAGGCCAGAGTTGATTATGTTGAGAAAGTCGGAGTGTTCTTTGAGCAGAACGGATACCCTCCAGTGGCGGGAAGGCTCATTGGGTATCTGATGACTTCGAATGAGAAAGGTAGAACTTTCTATGAGATTCATCAGTTCGTCAATGCCAGCAAGAGCTCGGTAAGCAACGCCCTCAATAAGCTCGTAGAAAAGGGTTTAGTTAAGTATTTAACAATCTCCGGAGATAGAAAAAGATATTTCTTTCTTGACCTTAAGCCCTGGATCGGTCAAACAAAAGAGAGGGCAGAGTTCTTTTCCTCTTTTTCATCACTGATCAATGACTGCGTGTCCATCAGGGACGACAAGCAGTCTGAGTTTACTCAAGACTTGATGAAGCTGGAGGCCTTCCACAAGTACCTGGCTGCGGAGATGCCCAAGATTATTGACAAGTGGGAAAAAATGCATTCATAA